In Niallia sp. FSL W8-0635, one genomic interval encodes:
- a CDS encoding DsrE/DsrF/DrsH-like family protein, whose product MTKKTNIVLFSGDYDKAMAAYIIANGAAAYDHEVTIFHTFWGPNALRKEENIKLNKGFLEKLFSKMMPRGAERMGLSKMNFAGFGPKIIKHIINKHQAMTLPQLITLAQEQNINLVACTMTMDLLGLKEEELLNGIEYAGVAAYLAEAEDGHVNLFI is encoded by the coding sequence ATGACAAAGAAAACAAATATTGTACTATTTAGTGGAGATTATGATAAAGCAATGGCAGCATATATTATTGCGAATGGAGCAGCTGCTTATGATCATGAAGTAACAATATTTCATACCTTTTGGGGGCCGAATGCACTAAGAAAGGAAGAGAACATCAAATTAAATAAAGGATTTTTAGAAAAGCTTTTTAGCAAAATGATGCCAAGAGGAGCAGAAAGAATGGGATTATCGAAAATGAATTTTGCAGGATTTGGTCCCAAAATAATAAAACATATTATTAATAAACATCAAGCGATGACGCTTCCACAATTAATCACTTTAGCACAGGAACAGAATATAAACCTCGTTGCTTGTACAATGACAATGGATTTACTTGGATTAAAAGAAGAAGAGCTGTTGAACGGAATAGAATATGCTGGTGTTGCTGCCTATTTAGCAGAAGCAGAGGATGGGCATGTGAATTTATTTATCTGA
- a CDS encoding rhodanese-like domain-containing protein codes for MKEITPNELNRKLSSGEKLSIIDVREPAEVATGQIPGAMNISLRLIEFRMHELDKQNEYYLVCQAGGRSSQAAQILSKNGFHVVNMIGGMQSWEGEVV; via the coding sequence ATGAAGGAAATAACACCTAATGAACTTAATAGAAAATTATCAAGCGGTGAGAAATTATCGATTATTGATGTTCGTGAACCTGCTGAAGTAGCTACGGGACAAATTCCTGGTGCAATGAATATATCCTTACGACTTATTGAATTTCGAATGCATGAACTTGATAAACAGAATGAATATTATTTGGTGTGTCAGGCTGGTGGAAGAAGTAGTCAGGCCGCTCAAATATTATCAAAAAATGGATTTCATGTAGTAAATATGATTGGTGGAATGCAAAGTTGGGAAGGAGAAGTAGTCTAA